One genomic segment of Pongo pygmaeus isolate AG05252 chromosome 19, NHGRI_mPonPyg2-v2.0_pri, whole genome shotgun sequence includes these proteins:
- the ACBD4 gene encoding acyl-CoA-binding domain-containing protein 4 isoform X3 codes for MGTEKESPEPDCQKQFQAAVSVIQNLPKNGSYRPSYEEMLRFYSYYKQATMGPCLVPRPGFWDPIGRYKWDAWNSLGKMSREEAMSAYITEMKLVAQKVIDTVPLGEVAEDMFAYFEPLYQVIPDMPRPPETFLRRVTGWKEQVVNGDVGAVSEPPCLPKEPAPPSPASLWAVVTLPTPPQSPIHPGTWTPRFSVIPWSSWSLSCRFGQSSGQHLEKSVIPGTALCPPQRKRGCGAARWGPRSWMCGCWGQFEHYERACRRCRRGCRAWRAYPGPLSRGRSPGPVLGHGPLGSQGPRCSSSSCGPSSSSGSSECFGPKRGDCQWRGLCSQLRLSCCALSLPRV; via the exons ATGGGCACCGAGAAAGAAAGCCCAGAGCCCGACTGCCAGAAacagttccaggctgcagtgagcgtcATCCAGAACCTGCCCAAGAACG GTTCTTACCGCCCCTCCTATGAAGAGATGCTGCGATTCTACAGTTACTACAAGCAGGCCACCATGGGGCCCTGCCTGGTCCCCCGGCCCGGGTTCTGGGACCCCATTGGACGATATAAGTG GGACGCCTGGAACAGTCTGGGCAAGATGAGTAGGGAAGAGGCCATGTCTGCCTACATCACTGAAATGAAACTGGTGGCACAGAAG GTGATCGACACAGTGCCCCTGGGTGAGGTGGCAGAGGACATGTTTGCTTACTTCGAGCCCCTGTACCAGGTGATCCCTGACATGCCGAGGCCCCCAGAGACCTTCCTGAGAAGGGTCACAG GTTGGAAAGAGCAGGTTGTGAATGGAGATGTTGGGGCTGTTTCagagcctccctgcctccctaaGGAACCGGCACCCCCAAGCCCAG CTTCCCTCTGGGCAGTAGTAACTCTACCAACCCCTCCACAGAGTCCCATTCACCCAGGGACCTGGACTCCGAGGTTTTCTGTGATTCCCTGGAGCAGCTGGAGCCTGAGCTG CAGGTTTGGACAGAGCAGCGGGCAGCATCTGGAGAAAAGCGTGATCCCAGGAACAGCCCTGTGCCCCCCACAGAGAAAG AGGGGTTGCGGGGCAGCCCGCTGGGGCCCCAGGAGTTGGATGTGTGGCTGCTGGGGACAGTTCGAGCACTACGAGAGAGCATGCAGGAGGTGCAGGCGAGGGTGCAGAGCCTGGAGAGCATACCCCGGCCCCCTGAGCAG AGGCCGCAGCCCAGGCCCAGTGCTCGGCCATGGCCCCTTGGGCTCCCAGGGCCCGCGctgctcttcttcctcctgtGGCCCTTCGTCGTCCAGTGGCTCTTCCGAATGTTTCGGACCCAAAAGAGGTGACTGTCAGTGGAGGGGTCTCTGCAGCCAACTGAGACTATCTTGCTGTGCCCTGAGCCTTCCTAGGGTTTAG
- the ACBD4 gene encoding acyl-CoA-binding domain-containing protein 4 isoform X2, producing MGTEKESPEPDCQKQFQAAVSVIQNLPKNGSYRPSYEEMLRFYSYYKQATMGPCLVPRPGFWDPIGRYKWDAWNSLGKMSREEAMSAYITEMKLVAQKVIDTVPLGEVAEDMFAYFEPLYQVIPDMPRPPETFLRRVTGWKEQVVNGDVGAVSEPPCLPKEPAPPSPASLWAVVTLPTPPQSPIHPGTWTPRFSVIPWSSWSLSWFGQSSGQHLEKSVIPGTALCPPQRKRGCGAARWGPRSWMCGCWGQFEHYERACRRCRRGCRAWRAYPGPLSRSSGHTNGHCFVAQRRWHGSHSLYPQLLQPLLILGLPWGGRCGRELAFNLSGPLGGHFPSSGADLGAGSFQSSTKLEAGSWGGYAEAWTGL from the exons ATGGGCACCGAGAAAGAAAGCCCAGAGCCCGACTGCCAGAAacagttccaggctgcagtgagcgtcATCCAGAACCTGCCCAAGAACG GTTCTTACCGCCCCTCCTATGAAGAGATGCTGCGATTCTACAGTTACTACAAGCAGGCCACCATGGGGCCCTGCCTGGTCCCCCGGCCCGGGTTCTGGGACCCCATTGGACGATATAAGTG GGACGCCTGGAACAGTCTGGGCAAGATGAGTAGGGAAGAGGCCATGTCTGCCTACATCACTGAAATGAAACTGGTGGCACAGAAG GTGATCGACACAGTGCCCCTGGGTGAGGTGGCAGAGGACATGTTTGCTTACTTCGAGCCCCTGTACCAGGTGATCCCTGACATGCCGAGGCCCCCAGAGACCTTCCTGAGAAGGGTCACAG GTTGGAAAGAGCAGGTTGTGAATGGAGATGTTGGGGCTGTTTCagagcctccctgcctccctaaGGAACCGGCACCCCCAAGCCCAG CTTCCCTCTGGGCAGTAGTAACTCTACCAACCCCTCCACAGAGTCCCATTCACCCAGGGACCTGGACTCCGAGGTTTTCTGTGATTCCCTGGAGCAGCTGGAGCCTGAGCTG GTTTGGACAGAGCAGCGGGCAGCATCTGGAGAAAAGCGTGATCCCAGGAACAGCCCTGTGCCCCCCACAGAGAAAG AGGGGTTGCGGGGCAGCCCGCTGGGGCCCCAGGAGTTGGATGTGTGGCTGCTGGGGACAGTTCGAGCACTACGAGAGAGCATGCAGGAGGTGCAGGCGAGGGTGCAGAGCCTGGAGAGCATACCCCGGCCCCCTGAGCAG GTCTTCAGGTCATACCAACGGTCATTGCTTTGTGGCCCAGAGAAGATGGCATGGAAGCCACTCCCTCTACCCGCAGCTCCTCCAGCCTCTCTTGATACTGGGATTGCCCTGGGGAGGAAGATGTGGGAGGGAGTTGGCATTCAACCTGTCAGGACCACTTGGGGGCCACTTCCCTTCTAGTGGTGCAGACTTAGGGGCAGGGTCTTTCCAATCTTCCACTAAATTGGAAGCAGGTTCCTGGGGAGGCTATGCTGAAGCCTGGACTGGCCTCTGA
- the ACBD4 gene encoding acyl-CoA-binding domain-containing protein 4 isoform X11, giving the protein MGTEKESPEPDCQKQFQAAVSVIQNLPKNGSYRPSYEEMLRFYSYYKQATMGPCLVPRPGFWDPIGRYKWDAWNSLGKMSREEAMSAYITEMKLVAQKVIDTVPLGEVAEDMFAYFEPLYQVIPDMPRPPETFLRRVTGWKEQVVNGDVGAVSEPPCLPKEPAPPSPESHSPRDLDSEVFCDSLEQLEPELQVWTEQRAASGEKRDPRNSPVPPTEKEAAAQAQCSAMAPWAPRARAALLPPVALRRPVALPNVSDPKEVTVSGGVSAAN; this is encoded by the exons ATGGGCACCGAGAAAGAAAGCCCAGAGCCCGACTGCCAGAAacagttccaggctgcagtgagcgtcATCCAGAACCTGCCCAAGAACG GTTCTTACCGCCCCTCCTATGAAGAGATGCTGCGATTCTACAGTTACTACAAGCAGGCCACCATGGGGCCCTGCCTGGTCCCCCGGCCCGGGTTCTGGGACCCCATTGGACGATATAAGTG GGACGCCTGGAACAGTCTGGGCAAGATGAGTAGGGAAGAGGCCATGTCTGCCTACATCACTGAAATGAAACTGGTGGCACAGAAG GTGATCGACACAGTGCCCCTGGGTGAGGTGGCAGAGGACATGTTTGCTTACTTCGAGCCCCTGTACCAGGTGATCCCTGACATGCCGAGGCCCCCAGAGACCTTCCTGAGAAGGGTCACAG GTTGGAAAGAGCAGGTTGTGAATGGAGATGTTGGGGCTGTTTCagagcctccctgcctccctaaGGAACCGGCACCCCCAAGCCCAG AGTCCCATTCACCCAGGGACCTGGACTCCGAGGTTTTCTGTGATTCCCTGGAGCAGCTGGAGCCTGAGCTG CAGGTTTGGACAGAGCAGCGGGCAGCATCTGGAGAAAAGCGTGATCCCAGGAACAGCCCTGTGCCCCCCACAGAGAAAG AGGCCGCAGCCCAGGCCCAGTGCTCGGCCATGGCCCCTTGGGCTCCCAGGGCCCGCGctgctcttcttcctcctgtGGCCCTTCGTCGTCCAGTGGCTCTTCCGAATGTTTCGGACCCAAAAGAGGTGACTGTCAGTGGAGGGGTCTCTGCAGCCAACTGA
- the ACBD4 gene encoding acyl-CoA-binding domain-containing protein 4 isoform X1 — translation MGTEKESPEPDCQKQFQAAVSVIQNLPKNGSYRPSYEEMLRFYSYYKQATMGPCLVPRPGFWDPIGRYKWDAWNSLGKMSREEAMSAYITEMKLVAQKVIDTVPLGEVAEDMFAYFEPLYQVIPDMPRPPETFLRRVTGWKEQVVNGDVGAVSEPPCLPKEPAPPSPASLWAVVTLPTPPQSPIHPGTWTPRFSVIPWSSWSLSCRFGQSSGQHLEKSVIPGTALCPPQRKRGCGAARWGPRSWMCGCWGQFEHYERACRRCRRGCRAWRAYPGPLSRSSGHTNGHCFVAQRRWHGSHSLYPQLLQPLLILGLPWGGRCGRELAFNLSGPLGGHFPSSGADLGAGSFQSSTKLEAGSWGGYAEAWTGL, via the exons ATGGGCACCGAGAAAGAAAGCCCAGAGCCCGACTGCCAGAAacagttccaggctgcagtgagcgtcATCCAGAACCTGCCCAAGAACG GTTCTTACCGCCCCTCCTATGAAGAGATGCTGCGATTCTACAGTTACTACAAGCAGGCCACCATGGGGCCCTGCCTGGTCCCCCGGCCCGGGTTCTGGGACCCCATTGGACGATATAAGTG GGACGCCTGGAACAGTCTGGGCAAGATGAGTAGGGAAGAGGCCATGTCTGCCTACATCACTGAAATGAAACTGGTGGCACAGAAG GTGATCGACACAGTGCCCCTGGGTGAGGTGGCAGAGGACATGTTTGCTTACTTCGAGCCCCTGTACCAGGTGATCCCTGACATGCCGAGGCCCCCAGAGACCTTCCTGAGAAGGGTCACAG GTTGGAAAGAGCAGGTTGTGAATGGAGATGTTGGGGCTGTTTCagagcctccctgcctccctaaGGAACCGGCACCCCCAAGCCCAG CTTCCCTCTGGGCAGTAGTAACTCTACCAACCCCTCCACAGAGTCCCATTCACCCAGGGACCTGGACTCCGAGGTTTTCTGTGATTCCCTGGAGCAGCTGGAGCCTGAGCTG CAGGTTTGGACAGAGCAGCGGGCAGCATCTGGAGAAAAGCGTGATCCCAGGAACAGCCCTGTGCCCCCCACAGAGAAAG AGGGGTTGCGGGGCAGCCCGCTGGGGCCCCAGGAGTTGGATGTGTGGCTGCTGGGGACAGTTCGAGCACTACGAGAGAGCATGCAGGAGGTGCAGGCGAGGGTGCAGAGCCTGGAGAGCATACCCCGGCCCCCTGAGCAG GTCTTCAGGTCATACCAACGGTCATTGCTTTGTGGCCCAGAGAAGATGGCATGGAAGCCACTCCCTCTACCCGCAGCTCCTCCAGCCTCTCTTGATACTGGGATTGCCCTGGGGAGGAAGATGTGGGAGGGAGTTGGCATTCAACCTGTCAGGACCACTTGGGGGCCACTTCCCTTCTAGTGGTGCAGACTTAGGGGCAGGGTCTTTCCAATCTTCCACTAAATTGGAAGCAGGTTCCTGGGGAGGCTATGCTGAAGCCTGGACTGGCCTCTGA
- the ACBD4 gene encoding acyl-CoA-binding domain-containing protein 4 isoform X8: MGTEKESPEPDCQKQFQAAVSVIQNLPKNGSYRPSYEEMLRFYSYYKQATMGPCLVPRPGFWDPIGRYKWDAWNSLGKMSREEAMSAYITEMKLVAQKVIDTVPLGEVAEDMFAYFEPLYQVIPDMPRPPETFLRRVTGWKEQVVNGDVGAVSEPPCLPKEPAPPSPESHSPRDLDSEVFCDSLEQLEPELVWTEQRAASGEKRDPRNSPVPPTEKEGLRGSPLGPQELDVWLLGTVRALRESMQEVQARVQSLESIPRPPEQRPQPRPSARPWPLGLPGPALLFFLLWPFVVQWLFRMFRTQKR, from the exons ATGGGCACCGAGAAAGAAAGCCCAGAGCCCGACTGCCAGAAacagttccaggctgcagtgagcgtcATCCAGAACCTGCCCAAGAACG GTTCTTACCGCCCCTCCTATGAAGAGATGCTGCGATTCTACAGTTACTACAAGCAGGCCACCATGGGGCCCTGCCTGGTCCCCCGGCCCGGGTTCTGGGACCCCATTGGACGATATAAGTG GGACGCCTGGAACAGTCTGGGCAAGATGAGTAGGGAAGAGGCCATGTCTGCCTACATCACTGAAATGAAACTGGTGGCACAGAAG GTGATCGACACAGTGCCCCTGGGTGAGGTGGCAGAGGACATGTTTGCTTACTTCGAGCCCCTGTACCAGGTGATCCCTGACATGCCGAGGCCCCCAGAGACCTTCCTGAGAAGGGTCACAG GTTGGAAAGAGCAGGTTGTGAATGGAGATGTTGGGGCTGTTTCagagcctccctgcctccctaaGGAACCGGCACCCCCAAGCCCAG AGTCCCATTCACCCAGGGACCTGGACTCCGAGGTTTTCTGTGATTCCCTGGAGCAGCTGGAGCCTGAGCTG GTTTGGACAGAGCAGCGGGCAGCATCTGGAGAAAAGCGTGATCCCAGGAACAGCCCTGTGCCCCCCACAGAGAAAG AGGGGTTGCGGGGCAGCCCGCTGGGGCCCCAGGAGTTGGATGTGTGGCTGCTGGGGACAGTTCGAGCACTACGAGAGAGCATGCAGGAGGTGCAGGCGAGGGTGCAGAGCCTGGAGAGCATACCCCGGCCCCCTGAGCAG AGGCCGCAGCCCAGGCCCAGTGCTCGGCCATGGCCCCTTGGGCTCCCAGGGCCCGCGctgctcttcttcctcctgtGGCCCTTCGTCGTCCAGTGGCTCTTCCGAATGTTTCGGACCCAAAAGAGGTGA
- the ACBD4 gene encoding acyl-CoA-binding domain-containing protein 4 isoform X10 yields the protein MGTEKESPEPDCQKQFQAAVSVIQNLPKNGSYRPSYEEMLRFYSYYKQATMGPCLVPRPGFWDPIGRYKWDAWNSLGKMSREEAMSAYITEMKLVAQKVIDTVPLGEVAEDMFAYFEPLYQVIPDMPRPPETFLRRVTGWKEQVVNGDVGAVSEPPCLPKEPAPPSPASLWAVVTLPTPPQSPIHPGTWTPRFSVIPWSSWSLSWFGQSSGQHLEKSVIPGTALCPPQRKRPQPRPSARPWPLGLPGPALLFFLLWPFVVQWLFRMFRTQKR from the exons ATGGGCACCGAGAAAGAAAGCCCAGAGCCCGACTGCCAGAAacagttccaggctgcagtgagcgtcATCCAGAACCTGCCCAAGAACG GTTCTTACCGCCCCTCCTATGAAGAGATGCTGCGATTCTACAGTTACTACAAGCAGGCCACCATGGGGCCCTGCCTGGTCCCCCGGCCCGGGTTCTGGGACCCCATTGGACGATATAAGTG GGACGCCTGGAACAGTCTGGGCAAGATGAGTAGGGAAGAGGCCATGTCTGCCTACATCACTGAAATGAAACTGGTGGCACAGAAG GTGATCGACACAGTGCCCCTGGGTGAGGTGGCAGAGGACATGTTTGCTTACTTCGAGCCCCTGTACCAGGTGATCCCTGACATGCCGAGGCCCCCAGAGACCTTCCTGAGAAGGGTCACAG GTTGGAAAGAGCAGGTTGTGAATGGAGATGTTGGGGCTGTTTCagagcctccctgcctccctaaGGAACCGGCACCCCCAAGCCCAG CTTCCCTCTGGGCAGTAGTAACTCTACCAACCCCTCCACAGAGTCCCATTCACCCAGGGACCTGGACTCCGAGGTTTTCTGTGATTCCCTGGAGCAGCTGGAGCCTGAGCTG GTTTGGACAGAGCAGCGGGCAGCATCTGGAGAAAAGCGTGATCCCAGGAACAGCCCTGTGCCCCCCACAGAGAAAG AGGCCGCAGCCCAGGCCCAGTGCTCGGCCATGGCCCCTTGGGCTCCCAGGGCCCGCGctgctcttcttcctcctgtGGCCCTTCGTCGTCCAGTGGCTCTTCCGAATGTTTCGGACCCAAAAGAGGTGA
- the ACBD4 gene encoding acyl-CoA-binding domain-containing protein 4 isoform X6, whose protein sequence is MGTEKESPEPDCQKQFQAAVSVIQNLPKNGSYRPSYEEMLRFYSYYKQATMGPCLVPRPGFWDPIGRYKWDAWNSLGKMSREEAMSAYITEMKLVAQKVIDTVPLGEVAEDMFAYFEPLYQVIPDMPRPPETFLRRVTGWKEQVVNGDVGAVSEPPCLPKEPAPPSPESHSPRDLDSEVFCDSLEQLEPELVWTEQRAASGEKRDPRNSPVPPTEKEGLRGSPLGPQELDVWLLGTVRALRESMQEVQARVQSLESIPRPPEQVFRSYQRSLLCGPEKMAWKPLPLPAAPPASLDTGIALGRKMWEGVGIQPVRTTWGPLPF, encoded by the exons ATGGGCACCGAGAAAGAAAGCCCAGAGCCCGACTGCCAGAAacagttccaggctgcagtgagcgtcATCCAGAACCTGCCCAAGAACG GTTCTTACCGCCCCTCCTATGAAGAGATGCTGCGATTCTACAGTTACTACAAGCAGGCCACCATGGGGCCCTGCCTGGTCCCCCGGCCCGGGTTCTGGGACCCCATTGGACGATATAAGTG GGACGCCTGGAACAGTCTGGGCAAGATGAGTAGGGAAGAGGCCATGTCTGCCTACATCACTGAAATGAAACTGGTGGCACAGAAG GTGATCGACACAGTGCCCCTGGGTGAGGTGGCAGAGGACATGTTTGCTTACTTCGAGCCCCTGTACCAGGTGATCCCTGACATGCCGAGGCCCCCAGAGACCTTCCTGAGAAGGGTCACAG GTTGGAAAGAGCAGGTTGTGAATGGAGATGTTGGGGCTGTTTCagagcctccctgcctccctaaGGAACCGGCACCCCCAAGCCCAG AGTCCCATTCACCCAGGGACCTGGACTCCGAGGTTTTCTGTGATTCCCTGGAGCAGCTGGAGCCTGAGCTG GTTTGGACAGAGCAGCGGGCAGCATCTGGAGAAAAGCGTGATCCCAGGAACAGCCCTGTGCCCCCCACAGAGAAAG AGGGGTTGCGGGGCAGCCCGCTGGGGCCCCAGGAGTTGGATGTGTGGCTGCTGGGGACAGTTCGAGCACTACGAGAGAGCATGCAGGAGGTGCAGGCGAGGGTGCAGAGCCTGGAGAGCATACCCCGGCCCCCTGAGCAG GTCTTCAGGTCATACCAACGGTCATTGCTTTGTGGCCCAGAGAAGATGGCATGGAAGCCACTCCCTCTACCCGCAGCTCCTCCAGCCTCTCTTGATACTGGGATTGCCCTGGGGAGGAAGATGTGGGAGGGAGTTGGCATTCAACCTGTCAGGACCACTTGGGGGCCACTTCCCTTCTAG
- the ACBD4 gene encoding acyl-CoA-binding domain-containing protein 4 isoform X4: protein MGTEKESPEPDCQKQFQAAVSVIQNLPKNGSYRPSYEEMLRFYSYYKQATMGPCLVPRPGFWDPIGRYKWDAWNSLGKMSREEAMSAYITEMKLVAQKVIDTVPLGEVAEDMFAYFEPLYQVIPDMPRPPETFLRRVTGWKEQVVNGDVGAVSEPPCLPKEPAPPSPASLWAVVTLPTPPQSPIHPGTWTPRFSVIPWSSWSLSWFGQSSGQHLEKSVIPGTALCPPQRKRGCGAARWGPRSWMCGCWGQFEHYERACRRCRRGCRAWRAYPGPLSRGRSPGPVLGHGPLGSQGPRCSSSSCGPSSSSGSSECFGPKRGDCQWRGLCSQLRLSCCALSLPRV, encoded by the exons ATGGGCACCGAGAAAGAAAGCCCAGAGCCCGACTGCCAGAAacagttccaggctgcagtgagcgtcATCCAGAACCTGCCCAAGAACG GTTCTTACCGCCCCTCCTATGAAGAGATGCTGCGATTCTACAGTTACTACAAGCAGGCCACCATGGGGCCCTGCCTGGTCCCCCGGCCCGGGTTCTGGGACCCCATTGGACGATATAAGTG GGACGCCTGGAACAGTCTGGGCAAGATGAGTAGGGAAGAGGCCATGTCTGCCTACATCACTGAAATGAAACTGGTGGCACAGAAG GTGATCGACACAGTGCCCCTGGGTGAGGTGGCAGAGGACATGTTTGCTTACTTCGAGCCCCTGTACCAGGTGATCCCTGACATGCCGAGGCCCCCAGAGACCTTCCTGAGAAGGGTCACAG GTTGGAAAGAGCAGGTTGTGAATGGAGATGTTGGGGCTGTTTCagagcctccctgcctccctaaGGAACCGGCACCCCCAAGCCCAG CTTCCCTCTGGGCAGTAGTAACTCTACCAACCCCTCCACAGAGTCCCATTCACCCAGGGACCTGGACTCCGAGGTTTTCTGTGATTCCCTGGAGCAGCTGGAGCCTGAGCTG GTTTGGACAGAGCAGCGGGCAGCATCTGGAGAAAAGCGTGATCCCAGGAACAGCCCTGTGCCCCCCACAGAGAAAG AGGGGTTGCGGGGCAGCCCGCTGGGGCCCCAGGAGTTGGATGTGTGGCTGCTGGGGACAGTTCGAGCACTACGAGAGAGCATGCAGGAGGTGCAGGCGAGGGTGCAGAGCCTGGAGAGCATACCCCGGCCCCCTGAGCAG AGGCCGCAGCCCAGGCCCAGTGCTCGGCCATGGCCCCTTGGGCTCCCAGGGCCCGCGctgctcttcttcctcctgtGGCCCTTCGTCGTCCAGTGGCTCTTCCGAATGTTTCGGACCCAAAAGAGGTGACTGTCAGTGGAGGGGTCTCTGCAGCCAACTGAGACTATCTTGCTGTGCCCTGAGCCTTCCTAGGGTTTAG
- the ACBD4 gene encoding acyl-CoA-binding domain-containing protein 4 isoform X5, producing MGTEKESPEPDCQKQFQAAVSVIQNLPKNGSYRPSYEEMLRFYSYYKQATMGPCLVPRPGFWDPIGRYKWDAWNSLGKMSREEAMSAYITEMKLVAQKVIDTVPLGEVAEDMFAYFEPLYQVIPDMPRPPETFLRRVTGWKEQVVNGDVGAVSEPPCLPKEPAPPSPESHSPRDLDSEVFCDSLEQLEPELQVWTEQRAASGEKRDPRNSPVPPTEKEGLRGSPLGPQELDVWLLGTVRALRESMQEVQARVQSLESIPRPPEQVFRSYQRSLLCGPEKMAWKPLPLPAAPPASLDTGIALGRKMWEGVGIQPVRTTWGPLPF from the exons ATGGGCACCGAGAAAGAAAGCCCAGAGCCCGACTGCCAGAAacagttccaggctgcagtgagcgtcATCCAGAACCTGCCCAAGAACG GTTCTTACCGCCCCTCCTATGAAGAGATGCTGCGATTCTACAGTTACTACAAGCAGGCCACCATGGGGCCCTGCCTGGTCCCCCGGCCCGGGTTCTGGGACCCCATTGGACGATATAAGTG GGACGCCTGGAACAGTCTGGGCAAGATGAGTAGGGAAGAGGCCATGTCTGCCTACATCACTGAAATGAAACTGGTGGCACAGAAG GTGATCGACACAGTGCCCCTGGGTGAGGTGGCAGAGGACATGTTTGCTTACTTCGAGCCCCTGTACCAGGTGATCCCTGACATGCCGAGGCCCCCAGAGACCTTCCTGAGAAGGGTCACAG GTTGGAAAGAGCAGGTTGTGAATGGAGATGTTGGGGCTGTTTCagagcctccctgcctccctaaGGAACCGGCACCCCCAAGCCCAG AGTCCCATTCACCCAGGGACCTGGACTCCGAGGTTTTCTGTGATTCCCTGGAGCAGCTGGAGCCTGAGCTG CAGGTTTGGACAGAGCAGCGGGCAGCATCTGGAGAAAAGCGTGATCCCAGGAACAGCCCTGTGCCCCCCACAGAGAAAG AGGGGTTGCGGGGCAGCCCGCTGGGGCCCCAGGAGTTGGATGTGTGGCTGCTGGGGACAGTTCGAGCACTACGAGAGAGCATGCAGGAGGTGCAGGCGAGGGTGCAGAGCCTGGAGAGCATACCCCGGCCCCCTGAGCAG GTCTTCAGGTCATACCAACGGTCATTGCTTTGTGGCCCAGAGAAGATGGCATGGAAGCCACTCCCTCTACCCGCAGCTCCTCCAGCCTCTCTTGATACTGGGATTGCCCTGGGGAGGAAGATGTGGGAGGGAGTTGGCATTCAACCTGTCAGGACCACTTGGGGGCCACTTCCCTTCTAG
- the ACBD4 gene encoding acyl-CoA-binding domain-containing protein 4 isoform X9 codes for MGTEKESPEPDCQKQFQAAVSVIQNLPKNGSYRPSYEEMLRFYSYYKQATMGPCLVPRPGFWDPIGRYKWDAWNSLGKMSREEAMSAYITEMKLVAQKVIDTVPLGEVAEDMFAYFEPLYQVIPDMPRPPETFLRRVTGWKEQVVNGDVGAVSEPPCLPKEPAPPSPASLWAVVTLPTPPQSPIHPGTWTPRFSVIPWSSWSLSCRFGQSSGQHLEKSVIPGTALCPPQRKRPQPRPSARPWPLGLPGPALLFFLLWPFVVQWLFRMFRTQKR; via the exons ATGGGCACCGAGAAAGAAAGCCCAGAGCCCGACTGCCAGAAacagttccaggctgcagtgagcgtcATCCAGAACCTGCCCAAGAACG GTTCTTACCGCCCCTCCTATGAAGAGATGCTGCGATTCTACAGTTACTACAAGCAGGCCACCATGGGGCCCTGCCTGGTCCCCCGGCCCGGGTTCTGGGACCCCATTGGACGATATAAGTG GGACGCCTGGAACAGTCTGGGCAAGATGAGTAGGGAAGAGGCCATGTCTGCCTACATCACTGAAATGAAACTGGTGGCACAGAAG GTGATCGACACAGTGCCCCTGGGTGAGGTGGCAGAGGACATGTTTGCTTACTTCGAGCCCCTGTACCAGGTGATCCCTGACATGCCGAGGCCCCCAGAGACCTTCCTGAGAAGGGTCACAG GTTGGAAAGAGCAGGTTGTGAATGGAGATGTTGGGGCTGTTTCagagcctccctgcctccctaaGGAACCGGCACCCCCAAGCCCAG CTTCCCTCTGGGCAGTAGTAACTCTACCAACCCCTCCACAGAGTCCCATTCACCCAGGGACCTGGACTCCGAGGTTTTCTGTGATTCCCTGGAGCAGCTGGAGCCTGAGCTG CAGGTTTGGACAGAGCAGCGGGCAGCATCTGGAGAAAAGCGTGATCCCAGGAACAGCCCTGTGCCCCCCACAGAGAAAG AGGCCGCAGCCCAGGCCCAGTGCTCGGCCATGGCCCCTTGGGCTCCCAGGGCCCGCGctgctcttcttcctcctgtGGCCCTTCGTCGTCCAGTGGCTCTTCCGAATGTTTCGGACCCAAAAGAGGTGA
- the ACBD4 gene encoding acyl-CoA-binding domain-containing protein 4 isoform X12 — MGTEKESPEPDCQKQFQAAVSVIQNLPKNGSYRPSYEEMLRFYSYYKQATMGPCLVPRPGFWDPIGRYKWDAWNSLGKMSREEAMSAYITEMKLVAQKVIDTVPLGEVAEDMFAYFEPLYQVIPDMPRPPETFLRRVTGWKEQVVNGDVGAVSEPPCLPKEPAPPSPESHSPRDLDSEVFCDSLEQLEPELVWTEQRAASGEKRDPRNSPVPPTEKEAAAQAQCSAMAPWAPRARAALLPPVALRRPVALPNVSDPKEVTVSGGVSAAN; from the exons ATGGGCACCGAGAAAGAAAGCCCAGAGCCCGACTGCCAGAAacagttccaggctgcagtgagcgtcATCCAGAACCTGCCCAAGAACG GTTCTTACCGCCCCTCCTATGAAGAGATGCTGCGATTCTACAGTTACTACAAGCAGGCCACCATGGGGCCCTGCCTGGTCCCCCGGCCCGGGTTCTGGGACCCCATTGGACGATATAAGTG GGACGCCTGGAACAGTCTGGGCAAGATGAGTAGGGAAGAGGCCATGTCTGCCTACATCACTGAAATGAAACTGGTGGCACAGAAG GTGATCGACACAGTGCCCCTGGGTGAGGTGGCAGAGGACATGTTTGCTTACTTCGAGCCCCTGTACCAGGTGATCCCTGACATGCCGAGGCCCCCAGAGACCTTCCTGAGAAGGGTCACAG GTTGGAAAGAGCAGGTTGTGAATGGAGATGTTGGGGCTGTTTCagagcctccctgcctccctaaGGAACCGGCACCCCCAAGCCCAG AGTCCCATTCACCCAGGGACCTGGACTCCGAGGTTTTCTGTGATTCCCTGGAGCAGCTGGAGCCTGAGCTG GTTTGGACAGAGCAGCGGGCAGCATCTGGAGAAAAGCGTGATCCCAGGAACAGCCCTGTGCCCCCCACAGAGAAAG AGGCCGCAGCCCAGGCCCAGTGCTCGGCCATGGCCCCTTGGGCTCCCAGGGCCCGCGctgctcttcttcctcctgtGGCCCTTCGTCGTCCAGTGGCTCTTCCGAATGTTTCGGACCCAAAAGAGGTGACTGTCAGTGGAGGGGTCTCTGCAGCCAACTGA